The Gammaproteobacteria bacterium genome includes the window CACGGAGGTAAAGCGGTTGGTTTAACCGGCAAAGATGGCAACATGATCCATGCCAAAAAACTTACCTTCACCAAAGATGCACCAGAGATGGATGTGCCGGAAATTATTGATATAGGCCATGTAGGCGAAGTGGAGAATATCGACACCGAGGTATTGGATATGCTGGCCCATGGCGATTTCATCCCCGTAGTGGCCCCTATTGGCGTTGGCAGCGATGGCCAATCATATAACATTAATGCTGATCTGGTTGCTGGCAAGCTGGCAGAGACACTGAAAGCAGAAAAACTAATCCTTCTCACTAACATTGCCGGCCTGCTCGACAAAGAGGAGAAGCTGCTCACCGGCCTCACCTCGCAGCGAGTTGATGAGCTGATAAAAGATGGCACCATTTATGGTGGCATGTTACCTAAAATTGGCTGCGCGCTGGATGCGGTTAAAAAGGGTGTCAATACGGCTCATATTATTGATGGCCGAGTACAACACGCCGTACTACTTGAGGTCTTTACCGACGAAGGTGTCGGCACCTTGATTAAAAACCGTTAATAGAAAACAACTGGAAAAAGAATGAGTAACGGCACACGTAAACAGCAAATTCTCGAAGCCCTCGCACAACAGCTGGAAAACAATCTGGGCGCACGCATCACCACCGCTGCATTAGCAAAAGAGGTGGGGGTCTCCGAAGCGGCTCTCTATCGCCACTTTCCCAGCAAAGCTAAAATATTTGAAGGACTTATCGAGTTTGCTGAAGAGGCAATTTTTTCACGACTCAGCCGCATTCTTGAAGAGATTCAGAACCCGGTTCTACGTTGTGAAAAAATAATCACTGTGCTATTGGCCTTCTCGGCACGCAACCCCGGAATCACCCGCATTTTAATTGGTGATGCCATTATTGGCGAGAATGAACGACTCCACAAGCGCACTAACCAGTTCTTTGAGCGCCTTGAGACGCAGTTAAAACAGGTATTGCGCGAGGGCGAACTGAGCGGCGAGCTGCCCGGGGGCCGAGGCCTCCCCTCCACCGCAAACCTGTTAGTTTCCCTTGCCGAAGGCCGCATGCACCAATTTGTCCGCTCCCGCTTTCAGCGCCTACCTACCGAGCAGTGGAATAATCAGTGGCCGATGCTGGTCAAAGGCCTGTTTGAGTAATCAGCCGTGCTCTAAGCTAAGCCCCTAAAACCCACACAGAAGTGATATGCACATGGATTATTTGGATCAACTAATCCTCTTTATCATCTCACTTATTGCCAACATTTTTTCTGCCTTTGCCGGTGGCGGTGCAGGACTACTACAATTTCCCGCGCTCATCTTTCTTGGTCTCCCCTTCGGAGTCGCCCTCGCCACCCATAAAGTTGCCAGCGTTGCACTCGGGCTGGGAGCCACCCTCCGCAACCTGCGGGAAGAGCCGCTAGAGCGTAAACTGGCACTCTGCATACTGGCCAGCGGCCTGCCCGGCGTTGTGCTGGGTGCCAATATCATCCTGACCATACCCAGCCGCCATGCCGAAGTTGCTCTCGGTTTGCTCACCATCGGTCTCGGGGTCTATTCATTTTTCAAAACAGAGTTGGGACAACAGAACCAACCCCGGCACCGCGACACAATGGGCTACCTGACTGGCGGCGGCGTACTCTTTTTTATTGGCATTTTAAATGGCTCACTCACCTCTGGAACCGGGCTTTTTGTCACACTGTGGCTAATACGCTGGTATGGACTTGATTATCGTCGTGCTATTGCTTACACACTCATTCTAGTGGGACTATTCTGGAATGGCAGTGGTGCCATCGCTCTGGGGATTTTGGGCGAAATTGCCTGGAATTGGCTGCCTGCACTATTAATCGGCTCTTTTCTCGGAGGGTATATTGGCGCGCATTTGGCAATCATCAAGGGCAATAAATTGATCAAACGGGTGTTTGAGTGGATCACCATTCTGGTTGGCATTAAATTATTGGCGGGCTAAATCACCTTGATTATAAGAAGACAGCGTCCATACTTCCATGCAACGCAACAAATATTGACTCCAAAGGAAACAGATCAATGGCAAGAAAACGAGACCGCCGCACCCAACACTCACTACGCACTCCACAACAATCAGCCGTCGAAATCACAACACAACAGCGCCATCACATGATCGAAGAGGCCGCCTATTTCCAGGCACTGAGCCGTGGTTTTACCAAAGCAAACCCGGAGGAAGACTGGTTTTTTGCTGAAGCGCGGGTTGATGCCATGCTAAGCAACAAAAAACTACACTAATGAGTATTGGCTATACGACGAGCGCTACTATCAGCACCAACTTGCTTGATTATAAGGGCGGTGTATCACCTCATGTACATTGCTCTCTAATATCTTATAGCCGATATTTCCATACAACTTTTGACGCCCTTCGTTAAGGATAAAAGTAGGACTCCCCTCAATCTTGTTCTGCTCACACAGCTCCTTGTCGCGGCAGAGATCAGCCATCGCTTCACCATTATTCAACAGCGCTGCTATCTGCTCACACTCAAAACCCAACGGCTCGGCCAAACGATACAACAGCTGCCAATCCGCAATATCCTCTCCATCACGGAAAAAAGCAATACGGCAACGCCAGATAAACTCCTCTACTGCATTGCGCCCAAAATAGTCACTACAACAATGCGCACTCACCACCCCCTGCTTAACCAGGCATTGCAGCGCTTTAATGAACAAGTGTGTCTGTACAGAGCTCACTGGTTGAACCTTTAGCCATACCGCTGGATCAATATCCACATGAAGAAAATCTGCACAGACATTCAGGGTGTGCTTATTCATAAACTCAAAGCCACCCTTCTCCTTCATCCCCTCAGCAATCCGCTGCCGTGTAGAACCAAACACGGGCATAAAGTAGTAATGAATATCAATCACATCACCAAAGTGATGCCTCAACTCATCTAGGCGAATTTGCGCGACATAAGCCCAAACACAGAGCACATCACTATAATAATCAATTTTTACCCGCTGTTCATTTTGCTCCACGTTACGCTCCATATTTTTCACGATAAGCACTAATGGCTGCAAGCTGGCGCACCATACCTGGCTTTTCCGCTAGATATTCAACAATATCCGCCATACTGACAATATTCACCACGTTGATATGATGTTGAGCCTCAATTTCTTGAATCGCTGAAGTAGCACCCGTGCCTCGCTCTTGTCGATCCATGGCAATTGCTACCCCGGCCAGTGCGGCATTGGCACCCTCAATAATCTTTACAGATTCACGCACCGATGTCCCCGCTGAAATCACATCATCAACCACCAGCACCTTACCCGCCAATGGCGCGCCCACAATGCTGCCACCTTCTCCGTGACCTTTCGCTTCTTTACGGTTAAAGGCATAAGGGGTATCTTTCCCATGTTTTTCAGCCAGCGCAATACTCATCGCCGCGACTAATGGAATACCCTTGTAGGCAGGCCCAAACAGCATGTCATACTCAACACCTGATGCCTCTATGGATTCAGCATAGTATTGCCCCAAGCGAGCTAAACTTGCGCCACTATTAAATAGGCCACTATTGAAAAAGTAGGGGCTGACACGCCCAGACTTAAGCGTGAATTCGCCAAAACGTAAAACATCGATAGCGATTGCGAAATCAATAAATTCCCGCTGATAATCTTGCATGATAGAGCCTATGTTAATGATAACTTCCCACCATTCTACTGCCTTTAGCACCAAGCTGCCACGCTACAACCCCCCTAATCCCCAGATAGAAACCTCTAAACCGCAGAAAGCCTTGGCTGCATAGTGGTTAGCAACGAAACCCACCATCACCCAATGGGGGGGGGGCAGCTCAAGGCTTATGATGATTCTACCCTACAAACTTGACACTACAAACGGCTTACTCACATCCCGTGCCGGCTGATTAGCCACGGCCCAGTTAAGGGACTCTCTCAATCTCGCCGAGCGTATTGACCATCACTTTCCGCTGCCCAAAAGCACTCGCGGATATAAACCGTCTGAATTCATCAAGGCACTCATTTTAATGCAGCATGAAGGTTGTTTTCATCTGGACGATATTCACCACCCTGAGGCCATGGGCGTTGTTGGAGTCAAGGATTTTCTCGACCATTTAGAACCAAGGGAGCAGGTATAATATTTACTCTTTATTGGATTTATCCTACACAACAGCAGGACTGGGAAGCCGTTATAAACAACAAAAGATGCCTCGGCATCTTTTGTTGTTATACGGTTCTAGCGATTTGGCTTACAGCTTGGCAAAGGCTCGCTCTGCGGCATCCAGTGTGGCTTGAATATCTTCATTGCTGTGAGCGGATGAGACGAAGCCCGTTTCGTAGGCTGAAGGGGCCATGTAGATACCTTCATTGAGCATTGCGTGGTAGAACTTTTGGAAGCGTTCGATGTTGCACTCTGTTACCTGCTGGAA containing:
- the argB gene encoding acetylglutamate kinase → MSLTPIAAMNTAKVLTEALPYIQRFAGKTIVIKYGGNAMTEEHLKASFARDIVLMKTVGMNPIVVHGGGPQIGKLLTRIGKESEFVQGMRVTDKETMDVVEMVLGGLVNKEIVSLINQHGGKAVGLTGKDGNMIHAKKLTFTKDAPEMDVPEIIDIGHVGEVENIDTEVLDMLAHGDFIPVVAPIGVGSDGQSYNINADLVAGKLAETLKAEKLILLTNIAGLLDKEEKLLTGLTSQRVDELIKDGTIYGGMLPKIGCALDAVKKGVNTAHIIDGRVQHAVLLEVFTDEGVGTLIKNR
- a CDS encoding DsbA family protein produces the protein MEQNEQRVKIDYYSDVLCVWAYVAQIRLDELRHHFGDVIDIHYYFMPVFGSTRQRIAEGMKEKGGFEFMNKHTLNVCADFLHVDIDPAVWLKVQPVSSVQTHLFIKALQCLVKQGVVSAHCCSDYFGRNAVEEFIWRCRIAFFRDGEDIADWQLLYRLAEPLGFECEQIAALLNNGEAMADLCRDKELCEQNKIEGSPTFILNEGRQKLYGNIGYKILESNVHEVIHRPYNQASWC
- the slmA gene encoding nucleoid occlusion factor SlmA — encoded protein: MSNGTRKQQILEALAQQLENNLGARITTAALAKEVGVSEAALYRHFPSKAKIFEGLIEFAEEAIFSRLSRILEEIQNPVLRCEKIITVLLAFSARNPGITRILIGDAIIGENERLHKRTNQFFERLETQLKQVLREGELSGELPGGRGLPSTANLLVSLAEGRMHQFVRSRFQRLPTEQWNNQWPMLVKGLFE
- the pyrE gene encoding orotate phosphoribosyltransferase, with the protein product MQDYQREFIDFAIAIDVLRFGEFTLKSGRVSPYFFNSGLFNSGASLARLGQYYAESIEASGVEYDMLFGPAYKGIPLVAAMSIALAEKHGKDTPYAFNRKEAKGHGEGGSIVGAPLAGKVLVVDDVISAGTSVRESVKIIEGANAALAGVAIAMDRQERGTGATSAIQEIEAQHHINVVNIVSMADIVEYLAEKPGMVRQLAAISAYREKYGA
- a CDS encoding DUF2934 domain-containing protein, encoding MARKRDRRTQHSLRTPQQSAVEITTQQRHHMIEEAAYFQALSRGFTKANPEEDWFFAEARVDAMLSNKKLH
- a CDS encoding sulfite exporter TauE/SafE family protein, with translation MDYLDQLILFIISLIANIFSAFAGGGAGLLQFPALIFLGLPFGVALATHKVASVALGLGATLRNLREEPLERKLALCILASGLPGVVLGANIILTIPSRHAEVALGLLTIGLGVYSFFKTELGQQNQPRHRDTMGYLTGGGVLFFIGILNGSLTSGTGLFVTLWLIRWYGLDYRRAIAYTLILVGLFWNGSGAIALGILGEIAWNWLPALLIGSFLGGYIGAHLAIIKGNKLIKRVFEWITILVGIKLLAG